ATAAAATCGACCTGTCGGGTCAGAATTGGGCAACAAGACCAAAACCAAAGTCTAAAGCACAAAAAAAGAAAGAAAGAAACGAGAAACAAGAAGAAAAAGCCGAAGCAAAGAAAAAAGCAAAAACAAACAAGTCTAAAACTCAAACAGAAACAAAAGCTGTTGAGCAAAAAGTAGAAGTATCAAAACAATCAACTCAAAAACCTAAAGATACACCCGCTGCTCCGCCTCCTGAGCCGGAATTAATTAAGGCTGTTTCCAAAAAACTTGAAGGTCCTAAAATTATGGGTAAAATAGAACTTCCCGTAAAGAAAAAGAAAGGTCCTGTTGCTTCTTCATCAGATAAAGATGTTGCCGGCAAAAAGAAAAAACGTAAACGTATTAAACCTGCTTCTGCACATAATACAGGAGCAAATGCAGGAAATAAACCTAATGCCAATCGCGGTGGAGGATTTAATGCCGGACGTAGACAAGATTCAAAAGGTGGCGGTCGTGGCAGATTCGACAAACGTAAAGTAGTGGCTAAACACGAACCTACAGAAGAAGAAATACAACAACAAATTAAAGAAACTTTAGCTCGATTAACTCCTACCGGAAAATCAAAAGCTTCTAAACACCGTCGTTTAAAAAGAGATGCTGTTCATCAGCATGCTCAAGACGAAATTGAAAAAACAATAGAAGAACAAGGCGTTATTAAAGCTACGGAATTTGTTACAGCAAACGAATTAGCCACAATGATGGGCTTGCCTGTTACTAAAGTAATTGGAGCTTGTATGAGTATGGGATTATTTGTCTCTATCAACCAAAGATTAGATGCAGAAACTATTAGTATAGTAGCTGAAGAATTTGGTTTTAAAGTAGAGTTTGTAGGCGTTGAAGTACAAGAAACTCTTCATGAATTTGATCAGGAAGACAAAGAATCTGATTTAGTGCCACGTCATCCTGTTGTAACGGTTATGGGTCATGTTGATCATGGTAAAACAAAGCTACTTGACTTTATTCGAAAAGCAAATGTAGTTGCCGGTGAAGCCGGAGGAATTACACAACACATAGGTGCTTATGAGGTACAGTTGGAAAACAAACGTAAAATCACTTTCTTAGATACTCCTGGTCACGAAGCTTTTACTGCTATGCGTGCTCGTGGAGCAAAAGTAACCGATGTTTCTATTATTGTAATTGCAGCTGATGATGATGTAATGCCACAAACAAAAGAGGCAATCAATCACGCACAAGCAGCCGGTATTCCAATTGTATTTGCTATTAATAAAATTGATAAGCCTAATGCAAATCCCGATAATATTCGTAATCAATTATCGACTATGAATATTCTTGTAGAAGAGTGGGGAGGAAAATATCAAAGTCAGGAAATTTCTGCTCTTAAAGGAGATGGTGTTGACGAATTACTTGA
This Bacteroidales bacterium DNA region includes the following protein-coding sequences:
- the infB gene encoding translation initiation factor IF-2 gives rise to the protein AEVKSKPESHTPETPVEEKTTAPSVETVKEEAKPTKTKETAPTPEPKAEAKKEKEGLKIIDKIDLSGQNWATRPKPKSKAQKKKERNEKQEEKAEAKKKAKTNKSKTQTETKAVEQKVEVSKQSTQKPKDTPAAPPPEPELIKAVSKKLEGPKIMGKIELPVKKKKGPVASSSDKDVAGKKKKRKRIKPASAHNTGANAGNKPNANRGGGFNAGRRQDSKGGGRGRFDKRKVVAKHEPTEEEIQQQIKETLARLTPTGKSKASKHRRLKRDAVHQHAQDEIEKTIEEQGVIKATEFVTANELATMMGLPVTKVIGACMSMGLFVSINQRLDAETISIVAEEFGFKVEFVGVEVQETLHEFDQEDKESDLVPRHPVVTVMGHVDHGKTKLLDFIRKANVVAGEAGGITQHIGAYEVQLENKRKITFLDTPGHEAFTAMRARGAKVTDVSIIVIAADDDVMPQTKEAINHAQAAGIPIVFAINKIDKPNANPDNIRNQLSTMNILVEEWGGKYQSQEISALKGDGVDELLEKVLLEAEMLELKANPNKNAVGTIIESSLDKGRGYVSKMLVQAGTLRVGDMILAGSTYGKVKAMYNERNQTLKEAGPSTPILMLGLNSAPQAGDGFNVISDEHEAKAIATKRLQLQREQGIRTQKHITLDEIGRRLAIGDFKELNVIVKADVDGSVEALSDSLIKLTTDEVQLNVIHKSVGQISESDVLLASASDAIIVGFQVRANNQAQKLAEAEGIQIKYYSIIYQAIEELKLAMEGMLAPTEEERIIANVEIRETFKIPKVGTVAGCMVTRGKIYRNSLIRLIRDGIVIYSGKLGSLKRFKDDVKEVNHGYECGMNIDNFNDIKVGDVIEAYEMIEIKRTL